The window CTAGTTATGGCTCGAAATGATCTCGCGCACGGAAACCGCGCCTTCTCGGAAGTCGGGCGGGACTGCACCGCGGCCGACCTGCGGGAAATATTTACCCTTGCCTCTGAATATATGGGTGTTGTTGTGACGCATTTCGAGGACTATATAAGAGAATCGGGGTATCTGGGATCTATAATGCGTTCATGATCGATTCTCCGATTACGGCGCCTAAGACTGGAGGGACAGCATTACCTATTAGGCGACCAATTTTGTCGATCGTGATATGTTCGCCTGAAGGTACAAACTTGTAGTCGAGTGGGAATCCTTGAAGGGCGGACCCCTCTCTCAAAGAGATCGCGCGGTCTTGCTCTGGGTGACCAAACCGCCCGGTTCCATAGTTGTAGAACTGGGTGGTAATCGTCGGACTGGGGGAATCCCACTCCATGCGCCCGTAGACACTGGCGTAGTACTTACCTGTTTCCTTCTTGTGGCACGCTAGTTGGAGTCCTTCTGGCCACTCTCGCCAAGTTCCGCCTGGGGAGGAGGAGCGGATTCGCTGCAGGTTCCGCTCGCTCAATGCCTGTGTTCGATGCATCGGATCGGAAGTGCTCTGTTGACCGTGGATTATCGGCTCAATTTCACCAATGACATCTTTTACTGTTACATATTTTTCTGGTGTGTGGGTTCCTTTTGGAACTTGTATTTTTCCAATTCGTGAAGCGACTAGCACCAGCCTTTTCCGATGTTGAGGGAGGCCGTAATTGGGAAGGAACACGACCTGATGATCCACGAG of the Rhodococcus oxybenzonivorans genome contains:
- a CDS encoding DNA cytosine methyltransferase — its product is MSAIDLFCGAGGLAYGLQRSGVDVVAGIDVDPDCQYPFTTNNSADFYLRDIRSVTGDELTKIWGSDDNFKVLAGCAPCQPFSTLRQAGKKNKDEKWNLLREFGRLVYETEPEFITMENVPGIARTDVFSDFVSGLTANGYLVDHQVVFLPNYGLPQHRKRLVLVASRIGKIQVPKGTHTPEKYVTVKDVIGEIEPIIHGQQSTSDPMHRTQALSERNLQRIRSSSPGGTWREWPEGLQLACHKKETGKYYASVYGRMEWDSPSPTITTQFYNYGTGRFGHPEQDRAISLREGSALQGFPLDYKFVPSGEHITIDKIGRLIGNAVPPVLGAVIGESIMNAL